One window of the Psilocybe cubensis strain MGC-MH-2018 chromosome 12, whole genome shotgun sequence genome contains the following:
- a CDS encoding Methyltransferase-like protein 7B, with product MKFQNAISLLGDLRLAISIALIPTLKAVVKEPTLLFRWQALSRVFFARMWVDFGDGIDGNCKDVKENLITPNAYGVVLDVGAGFGHTAKYLNRARVTRYVALEPNVLMHDKIRGHANAAGFHESDGTLVILSCGAEESSKILSALSSFTTTSTKSPTAPLIDTIVAILTLCTIPEPQKSVTRLAQDILKPGGQLLMYEHVLHTRADIQWWQRFWAPVWACAFDGCRIDRPTDIWVRDIKDRQDQRKSVWREVDSKRKEAEDEETLFGHIIGRFVKA from the exons ATGAAGTTCCAAAATGCCATATCCCTTTTGGGTGACCTCCGACTGGCAATTTCAATTGCCTTGATTCCTACTCTCAAGGCCGTCGTGAAAGAGCCCACACTACTATTCAGATGGCAGGCACTTTCGAGGGTCTTTTTCGCTCGTATGTGGGTAGACTTTGGGGATGGGATCGATGGGAACTGCAAAGATGTCAAAGAGAACTTGATCACTCCCAACGCGTACGGAGTGGTGCTGGATGTCGGTGCTG GTTTCGGACACACGGCCAAGTATCTCAATAGGGCACGAGTGACCCGCTACGTCGCCCTAGAACCTAATGTTCTCATGCACGATAAAATCCGGGGGCATGCGAACGCGGCAGGGTTTCACGAGTCGGACGGGACATTAGTGATTCTCTCCTGTGGTGCGGAAGAGAGCTCAAAAATATTGTCGGCCCTCTCCTCGTTTACTACGACCTCTACCAAATCTCCCACTGCCCCGTTAATCGACACTATTGTTGCGATCCTGACCTTGTGCACGATTCCTGAGCCACAGAAAAGCGTCACGCGTCTTGCGCAGGACATCTTGAAGCCGGGAGGACAGCTCTTGATGTACGAGCACGTGCTGCATACTCGTGCAGACATCCAGTGGTGGCAGAGGTTCTGGGCGCCTGTGTGGGCATGTGCTTTTGATGGATGCAGGATTGATAGGCCTACGGATATCTGGGTGCGCGATATCAAGGATCGACAGGATCAGAGGAAGAGCGTGTGGAGGGAAGTAGATTCGAAACGGAAAGAGgcagaagacgaagagacCCTCTTTGGCCATATTATTGGCCGTTTTGTCAAGGCGTAG
- a CDS encoding Fe-regulated protein 8: protein MSRYAVLPGHEYKAFIPYDKVFLVDPPKPTHIHLYAQILSLRPHHVRLSRSFPELGFPTDTIAFDYAIYALGSHLPPPLNLWDTSKSESGDAVYTGLKTQACDWFKQKQAIIKDAPTVLVVGGGALGIQFATDIKSVYPEKEVTLLHSRLRLLPRFGEGMHDESEIQIYHRGAQLLKDCFVIVKSSCENMGVKLILGERLDLGSIENGQAKTNEAGQKVVRTVTGREIAADLLASSSMLISDPYDLYLLCTGQTPNTGILKSMDPSTVSDTTGLVRVLKTMQIHSSAPSPATGESDEPNTTTYPHIFAIGDAADAFGAIPAGHNAYSQGELASRNIIRLIKASETSSNTDYVPEPLEDYTPGPPAIKVSLGLTRAVYQVGPSIGTKDDGVPDLQAALIWPFFGIKVEKEEDMIP, encoded by the exons ATGTCACGATATGCTGTCCTTCCTGGACACGAATACAAGGCTT TTATTCCTTACGACAAggtcttcctcgtcgacCCTCCAAAACCAACTCATATCCATCTCTATGCACAAATTCTTTCCCTACGACCTCACCATGTCAGACTATCTCGATCCTTCCCAGAACTAGGCTTCCCTACCGACACTATTGCATTTGACTATGCCATTTACGCGCTTGGATCTCACCTCCCCCCACCATTAAACTTATGGGACACATCCAAGTCAGAGTCAGGAGATGCGGTGTATACCGGATTGAAGACCCAGGCGTGTGATTGGTTTAAACAAAAGCAGGCGATTATCAAAGACGCCCCGACGGTCCTTGTTGTAGGCGGTGGAGCACTTGGTATTC AGTTTGCAACAGATATCAAGTCCGTATACCCCGAGAAGGAAGTTACTCTCTTGCATTCACGATTACGGCTTCTTCCCAGATTCGGGGAAGGCATGCACGACGAAAGTGAGATACAGATATATCACCGTGGTGCACAGCTACTGAAAGACTGCTTTGTAATAGTCAAATCGAGCTGCGAGAATATGGGAGTTAAACTCATTCTCGGCGAGCGACTCGACCTCGGTTCTATCGAAAATGGTCAAGCAAAGACGAACGAAGCTGGACAAAAGGTCGTTCGCACGGTGACTGGCCGAGAAATTGCTGCAGATCTTTTGGCAAGCTCTTCAATGCTCATTTCAGATCCTTACGACTTATAC CTTTTGTGTACTGGTCAAACGCCTAATACGGGTATTCTCAAGTCAATGGATCCTTCGACTGTCAGCGATACCACAGGATTGGTGCGCGTTCTCAAAACTATGCAAATACATTCTTCGGCACCAAGTCCAGCGACGGGAGAatctgatgagcccaataCTACCACGTATCCACATATTTTCGCTATTGGTGATGCCGCGGACGCCTTTGGTGCAATTCCAGCAGGACACAATGCATACTCTCAG GGAGAACTGGCTTCTCGGAATATTATCCGCCTCATTAAAGCGTCAGAGACGAGTTCCAACACCGACTACGTGCCAGAGCCATTGGAAGACTATACGCCTGGTCCACCAGCGATCAAGGTTTCTCTTGGATTG ACAAGAGCAGTCTACCAAGTTGGGCCCAGCATTGGAACTAAGGATGATGGAGTTCCTGACCTCCAGGCAGCGTTGATTTGGCCGTTCTTCGGAATCAAAgtagagaaggaggaagataTGATCCCCTGA